A segment of the Terriglobia bacterium genome:
CTGCAAACTCTCAAAGCAGACACAGAGAGCAGTGAGCTGCCGGATGACTCTAAAAAGTTGATCTATGGCATCATCCAAGGTGCTGAGTTGAGCCTAAAGGCAGCGGTCGAAGGGTATAACAAAACGCATGAAGCGTAAGCCGCGCGGCCCCCTCTTCCCCCCCTGCCGCACTGTCATATAAGTCCTGTTTTTGGGGTCTTACTGTCACGTAAAGTCTGTTTTACTGTCACGGAGCGCCGGTAGCCCCACCGCGTCTCCGCGGTGAGTTCGCTCCCGGCAATGTTTATAATCGAACGTCGCATCACCGAGGCAAACCCAACCGTGTCCTTCGAGAAAAGCACTTACGAACTGCGCCAGCAGAAGCTGCGCGAGATTGCTGCGCTGGGCCAGGAGGCCTATCCCCACAAGTTCGCGTTCACCCACACTGTGCCAGAAATTCTGGCCGGCTTCAGCCACAACACGGCGGAAGAACTGGAACGCGGCCGCGTCAACGTGAAAGTTGCCGGACGGCTGATTTCCATCCGGCTGCAGGGCAAAGCCGGGTTCGCCCACCTGCAGCAGGGCGGACAGCGCCTGCAGATCTACGTGAAGCTGGACTTCGTCGGCGAAAAGGGCTTTGCGCTGTACAAGCTTCTCGATTTGGGAGACCACGTCGGCGTGCGCGGCTATTTGTTCCGCACCCGCACCGGCGAGCTGACCATCCACGTGGAGGAGATCACCTTCCTGAGTAAAGACCTGCTGCCGCTGCCGGAGAAATGGCACGGCCTGCAGGACGTGGAACTGCGCTATCGCCAGCGCTACGTGGACATGGTGATGAACCAGGACGTGCGCGAAGTCTTCGTCAAGCGCAGCAAAGTGGTGCAATCCATGCGGCGTTTTTTTGACGCGCGCGGTTACGTGGAAGTGGAAACGCCCATGATGCAGCCCATCGCCGGCGGCGCCACGGCGCGGCCGTTTGTTACCCACCACAACACGTTGGACATTGACCTTTATTTGCGCATCGCGCCGGAGCTGTATCTCAAACGGCTGGTCGTCGGCGGGTTGGACCGCGTGTATGAAATCAACCGCAACTTCCGCAATGAGGGCATTTCCACGCAGCACAACCCTGAGTTCACCATGCTGGAGTTCTACCAGGCCTACGCCGACTACAAAGACATGATGCAGATCACCGAAGACCTGCTGTCCCAGGTGGCGCAGGACGTGAACGGCTCTACCAAGGCAACATTCAACGACCACGAGATTAACTTCGCAAATTGGCAACGGCTCTCCATGCGCGAAGCCATCATTAAATACTGGCCGGAAGCCGCCGCACCAAAACCGGAGATGGCGGACTTTGCATCGAACGATTCCGTGGGCAAACTAGTGCAGCGGCTCAACGCGAAACACACGCCGCACATGCCTTACGATCCCAAAGACCCGGCGGGCAAGACCATTGCCGCCATGTTTGAGGCCGTGGCGGAAGAACACCTGATCCAGCCGACCATCCTGTATGACTTTCCTGTGGCCATTTCGCCGCTAT
Coding sequences within it:
- the lysS gene encoding lysine--tRNA ligase, which produces MFIIERRITEANPTVSFEKSTYELRQQKLREIAALGQEAYPHKFAFTHTVPEILAGFSHNTAEELERGRVNVKVAGRLISIRLQGKAGFAHLQQGGQRLQIYVKLDFVGEKGFALYKLLDLGDHVGVRGYLFRTRTGELTIHVEEITFLSKDLLPLPEKWHGLQDVELRYRQRYVDMVMNQDVREVFVKRSKVVQSMRRFFDARGYVEVETPMMQPIAGGATARPFVTHHNTLDIDLYLRIAPELYLKRLVVGGLDRVYEINRNFRNEGISTQHNPEFTMLEFYQAYADYKDMMQITEDLLSQVAQDVNGSTKATFNDHEINFANWQRLSMREAIIKYWPEAAAPKPEMADFASNDSVGKLVQRLNAKHTPHMPYDPKDPAGKTIAAMFEAVAEEHLIQPTILYDFPVAISPLSKNKRDEPDWVERFEVFVGGLEIGNAFSELNDPEEQRRRFEQQLKEKERGDEEAHAMDEDYIRALSYGLPPTGGEGIGIDRVTMLLTGCKSIRDVILFPLLRPQAPQEIVVEEPETGKK